The following nucleotide sequence is from Trifolium pratense cultivar HEN17-A07 linkage group LG2, ARS_RC_1.1, whole genome shotgun sequence.
AAATGGAAGATCATCAGAATTAGAAAATGAATGTCTTGGTAGTTTAATCTTCGAATCAAACTGCAAAAACAatggaaaaattaaaaataactcaAGTGACATGAAATGAAACTCTAATTACcttcttaaaaaaatactattagtTAAGATTACTTACACTTTGAGTAATTTGCTTATACGCCGGGTTGTTTAGGTATGTATATGAGGTACCAGTGTCAAATATTGCATTGAACTCAAGATCAGCATTTGTTCCCCCCACAATAATTTGTGTCACAGTGATGTTGTAAGTTGACCTACAAAAAAGAAAGCTCGTGTTAAAACTTCAAATACAAGGCACTTCTAATACGGACCTTTTAAAAAAGAGTTCAAAGACGAACCCTTGAAGTTAACTTCGTATAGCAGGTTAATCTAATATTATAGCACGGTACTTCTAAAATACACGGTGCTTCTCAATATTATTGCAAACTGGTAAAAGCACAAACGAAATCTAAGATATATGTAAATGTATAGTAACCACTTACTGTGATGGTCTAATGTTGAATGGTGTTTTTCCTTGGTCCAAGCTGCTAGTAGTATTATCCCCAAATGTGATTCTTCCCAAACCATCATCACCAAAACACATTGAAAAAGAATTTGAAGTTAGGCCTTGTTTGGCTAAGATACTTGGAACTGATACATCACTCATTCCTAGTCCAAACAAACCATTTGGAGCTGCCCCATTCAGAAAAGCTCCTGTTTGAACTTGTCCACAACTGCAACATATTCATTCAATGACAAATACAAATGTTCAGGTTacagaaagagaaaaaagaatatgcgCTAATCAATCACAACCATGTTTTCCACCACTTAAGCCCACTTTTTTATATGACATGGAAGGTTGAACCATTCTTATTGGTTGTcagtataaaattaatttacactgacagtACATGTCCTTTAAACTTACAGAAAAAGTAAGGCCTTGATAAAAACATATGTATGTGTGTAAACTCAAAAGTATATTTGAGCAAAATGTTGAGAATTTACCCAAAAGTAATTCTTGGGTTGGCCTGTTTAGTTTGATTAACATGATCTGTAATTAGGTGCAACTCATCCTCTACCAAAAAACCAGTAGTTGAAGTATCTTCTGATAGATATTCAACTTGATATGGACAAGTACCAGTAGATGAAGAACATTGTTTCTGATGCTCACATAAGCTGCTATTGCAAGGAACATTCTTGCTAGTTGATGATCCTTTGTTATCATAGATATTAAACTCAATTTTCTGTTAAGATAAAAAAGCAAGTGTCATTAAATGCAAATAATATAGATAATATAAGAGATGAATTTCTATACAGtgacagtgtaaaatatttttatacacACATCCAATCAAATCAAACGACAGTGTCACATTTATAGGTTAGTTCCAATATagttttacaccgtcagtgtatACAAATTAGTAGAGGTGAATTTTTAGATATATACCTTTCCTGTTGATAGCTGTATACCACGGACACATTTGGTACAATTGCAAGGGAGCCAGAATAAGTCACTCCCAGTGTCCAATGCAACAAGATATGATGAAGCTGGTGTCCCAACAGAAACATTGGCAAAATGCAAACTGAAATCCAAACATTAAAACATACACATTATTATCATCCACAATAAGAATGCATAACAAACTATTTTTACTtctatattaattttgtaaaaaaaaaaaattaacacaaaaagTGAAAAAAGCCATGTtcggataaacaacttatttgcagcttatagcataagcatTTATCATGATAAGTGTTTACATATAAGCAATTTagataacaaaatataaaaaagtaaaatgtttttgtataagctataagttattttcataaactatcttgaaaagtttatgaaaatcaactaaaaatagcttatgaacaATGTTATAAGttgtcataagttgtttataTAACTTCTCccaaacaatctcacaaaaCACTAGTTATACACTAgacaaactcaaataagttaatccaaacaaaacctattaaataacatattttaaaatttagtacattttcaaaataatagaataaatCATCAATTTAGTCTCCCAAAATTTAGGCATGAAACAATTTAATATCTCAaaatttacaatatttttaaaaaattacataaaaaaattcgatttcttCCGAATTGGTTAACTTAAtctaaaaacttttttttttttttttggtaaagactTAATCTAAAAACTTATATCatctaaaatgaaaaaaagaagaaaaaaaaactagtgtaatgaaaaattatcaatCTCAATAATCAATTTTAAAGACTAATAATCTTTGTCTCTAGATcacataaaaaattcaaaacactctctctctctctctgctttttttcttttctaaaaagtAGTTTCCCATGTGAACCTTTTTTCATGTGCCAAAACACAACCTTATGTGGTTGCTACATCATAGAACAATCATATAATATATGaaccagaaaaaataaataaaatttaaacaacataaaatttctcataaaaaaacacagaaaaataaataaaatttctcattaaaaaaaaaacacagagaAAATTAACAAAtggtagaaaaatgacttactaTCCAAACAAGCCAATCTGATAAGTGGAATTATCAGGAGAAAACGTAAGAAGCTTCTGATCAACATCACCACCGTCATCAGCAAGATGCCGCCCGCGAAACACGCGGTCTCTGTCGGCCATAGCAACATAATATTCACGAGTTCCTTTGTCAGGTACTTTGTCAATACCCAAAATACCCTTCACCGGATCAGAAAACCGATGGTGAATATCAAATCCAAATGAACTATAACCATAACATCTCTGTGATTGTGAAATTAAACATAGTATTAACGTTAGTAATATTGATAGATACAAAGAATTATGTGTTTGGTAGGAGATGAAAAATGAAGCCAtaatgaataaatatgatgaGTTCAATTGAAGCTATAGTAATTGTGATGTGaaattcttatatatttttgagTTAACTTAACAAATGACGCGCGTGTCAAATAAATGTCAGTGGTAGAGTCAAGAAGCGTGTGGTAAGAAACTTCCGTGTGTGTATGTATCATATGAAACATTCAAAT
It contains:
- the LOC123910834 gene encoding aspartyl protease family protein 1 isoform X2, whose amino-acid sequence is MASFFISYQTHNSLYLSILLTLILCLISQSQRCYGYSSFGFDIHHRFSDPVKGILGIDKVPDKGTREYYVAMADRDRVFRGRHLADDGGDVDQKLLTFSPDNSTYQIGLFGYLHFANVSVGTPASSYLVALDTGSDLFWLPCNCTKCVRGIQLSTGKKIEFNIYDNKGSSTSKNVPCNSSLCEHQKQCSSSTGTCPYQVEYLSEDTSTTGFLVEDELHLITDHVNQTKQANPRITFGCGQVQTGAFLNGAAPNGLFGLGMSDVSVPSILAKQGLTSNSFSMCFGDDGLGRITFGDNTTSSLDQGKTPFNIRPSQSTYNITVTQIIVGGTNADLEFNAIFDTGTSYTYLNNPAYKQITQSFDSKIKLPRHSFSNSDDLPFEYCYDLRSNQSVQVPNINLTMKGGDNYFVMDPIVMDVNNVLCLAVLKSNNVNIIGQNFMTGYRVVFDRENMTLGWKESNCYEDELSNLPVNRTHAPAVSPAIAVNPEPTSNQSNDPEKLPSSHSFKIKPAFAFIVALLLLLALL
- the LOC123910834 gene encoding aspartyl protease family protein 1 isoform X1; the encoded protein is MASFFISYQTHNSLYLSILLTLILCLISQSQRCYGYSSFGFDIHHRFSDPVKGILGIDKVPDKGTREYYVAMADRDRVFRGRHLADDGGDVDQKLLTFSPDNSTYQIGLFGYLHFANVSVGTPASSYLVALDTGSDLFWLPCNCTKCVRGIQLSTGKKIEFNIYDNKGSSTSKNVPCNSSLCEHQKQCSSSTGTCPYQVEYLSEDTSTTGFLVEDELHLITDHVNQTKQANPRITFGCGQVQTGAFLNGAAPNGLFGLGMSDVSVPSILAKQGLTSNSFSMCFGDDGLGRITFGDNTTSSLDQGKTPFNIRPSQSTYNITVTQIIVGGTNADLEFNAIFDTGTSYTYLNNPAYKQITQSFDSKIKLPRHSFSNSDDLPFEYCYDLRSNQSVQVPNINLTMKGGDNYFVMDPIVMVSGRDVNNVLCLAVLKSNNVNIIGQNFMTGYRVVFDRENMTLGWKESNCYEDELSNLPVNRTHAPAVSPAIAVNPEPTSNQSNDPEKLPSSHSFKIKPAFAFIVALLLLLALL